The nucleotide window GGAATTCGATTTGAAGCAATGGCAGATGCTCCAGCGTGGGTGCATGAAAAATGGCCTCCCCTCGATGACCCTTCAGAACCCTAACCGCCTCGAATGGAGGGGAAGCTTTGGAAGCATTTTGTAGGGCGAGGCGTGCCTAGCCTTTTGCCTGGGCATCGCAGGTTTGACATTCAGCCATGGCGTTTGCACCCTACGCTCTCGGCTCTCGGCTCTCGGCTCTCGGCTCTCGGCAATGAAGCGTTCTGGCACATATGCACCTTCCATTCGAATCGATTCAGGTATAAAGGTGCAGGAGGCACAACATGCACAAGAGAATTCTGGGAAAAACCAGCCTGGAGGTCACTGAAATTGGATACGGGGCCTGGGGCATTGGACAGAGCATGTGGATCGGGGCACAGGACGACGAGAGCCTGAACGCCCTGCGGCGTTATGTGGAACTGGGCGGCAACTTCATTGACACGGCCCTGGGCTACGGAAACGGGCACAGTGAGGAACTGGTCGGGCAGATCGTGCGGGAGTTTCCCCATGTGCTGGTCGCCACCAAGATTCCCCCCAGGAACATGATCTGGCCTGCACCAAAAGGCATTCCTGCCAGCGATGCTTACCCTGCAGAGCACGTGATTGCCTGCACCGAGCAGAGCCTGAAAAACCTGGGGCTCCCCCACATTGATGTGCAGCAGTTCCACGTCTGGGACGACAGCTGGACCGATCAGGGGGACTGGCTGGAGGCCATTGAGCACCTCAAGAGAGAAGGCAAAATCCGCCATTTTGGGGTGAGCATCAACGACCATCAGGCCGACAATGCCGTGAAACTGATCGAGTCTGGTCAGGTGGAGAGCGTGCAGGTGATTTACAACGTTTTCGACCAGAGCCCCCAGGACCGTCTGCTGGACGCCTGCCTTGAGCACAACGTGGGTGTGATTGTGCGGGTGGCCCTGGATGAGGGGGGACTCACCGGCAAAATCACCCCTGAAACCAGCTTCCCTGAAGGGGACTGGCGTCACCGTTACTTTGGAGGCAACCGCAAAGCGGAGCTGCAGGGCCGTTTGCAGCAGATTGAGCAGGATCTGGGCATCTCCACAGCGCAGCTTCCCGAAACCGCTTTGCGTTTTGTGCTGTCCCACAAGGCTGTGTCTACCGTGATCGTGGGCATGCGCAGTGTGACCAATGTGGAGCGCAATGTGGTGCTGGCAGATGGTCAGGGCCTCCCCGCAGAACAGGTGCAAAAGCTTTACGGGCACCGCTGGGACCGCAACTGGTACCAGCCCGCCACCGAATAAAACGGTTCTGCATCCTTCCCTCCCTGACAACTTCAGGGAGGATCTTTCTGTTTTGAAGGTCATCGCATTTCAGGTCCAGTCCATTTCAGGTGCAATCCATTTCAGGTAAAGTGAAAACAGATGACCCTGCTGTCTCAAGTCACCCCGGAGTGCAAAGCTTTTGCCGAAACCTGCGAGGACCTGCTGCAACGCAGGCAGACCTCTCCCACGCACCTGTTCAAAACCTGGAGCCGGGATGAGTTGTGCGACCTGAGTTACAGCTCTTACAAGGCCCTGTTGCGGGGGGTGGTGCGAAATCCGCCCAGACGCTCCCAGGTGCTGGATCTGGCGGATTACTTTGAATGCACCCTGGCGGAACGCAATGCCCTGCTGGTTTCTGCAGGCTATGCCCCCCTGAATCTGTACCTGACCGGACAGCCCTTGCAAGAAGCCCTGCAGGTGGGGGAAGAGACCCTGCACGCTTTGCAGGTGCCTTCGGTGCTGATCACCCGCGACTGGACGCTGCATGCGGTGAATCAGGCGGTGCTGGACCTACTGAACATTCCGCTGGAACTGTTTCAGCAGTTGCCTCTGGAGCAGCGCCATTTGCTGCATCTGGCGTTTGATCCCCACTCTCCCCTCTACCCCAGAATGCAAGGGGGAACCCAGGGGTGGTGGGACCTGATGGTGCGGGATGTGCTGACCTTCCAGCGGGAAAACCAGTTTGCCACCCAGGAAGGGTGGTTTCAGGAGCGTCTGGCCCGTTTGCAAAAATTACCGCGCTTTCAGGATGCCTGGTTGCAGGCTGCAGAGGAGCACCATGCACTGGAACTGAGCCCCCTGCACCTGCTGCATTTCCACATGGGCACCGGTGAGATCCTGCATTTGCGCCTGACCTACACCCTGCTGGGTGAACTGGATTACCCCAGGATCATGAGTTACGTGCCCCTCTGAAGCAAACAGCCCACTGGCAGCACCCGTCAAGAAAAATTTTTTCTGGCCCTGAAAGGCGTTCTGCGTCACACTGACTGCATGAACACACCCAGAACCCTCACCCTGAAACAGGGACCCCTGCAGTACCTGGACACCGGCCAGGGCGAAGCCATTCTGTTTTTGCACGGGGCCATGCTCAGTGCACGCCTGTGGCGCAAGGTGATTCCGCAATTGCAGGGCCAGTACCGCTGCATTGCCCCCACCCTGCCCATCGGAGGACATGCCCTCCCCATGCACCCAGAGGCAGACCTCAGCCCACACGGGGTGGTGCAGATCATTGTGGATTTCATGGACCATCTGGGCCTGAAAGTGGTGACCCTGGTGGGCAATGACACCGGAGGGGCGCTGGTCCAGTTCCTGATGAACCGGATTCCAGACAGGATTTCCCGCGTGGTGCTCACCAATTGTGATTGCTTTGAGGTGTTTCCGCCTAAGGTTTTTGAGTATCTGGTGCATGCCTGCAAGGTGCCTTTCTTTGTGGACATGATGGCCATGAACCTGCGCATTCCTGCACTGCGCAATTTGCCTTTCATGCTCGGAGGCATGAGCGTGCGGCCCGTGGAGATCATGGAAGAGTACCTGCAACCCCTGTTTGATCAGAAAGGCGTTCGGCGGGACCTGGGCAAACTCTTTGTGGGCATTCAGAAAAAACACACCCTGGAGGCCGCACAGAAACTTCCGCACTTCAAAAAACCTGTGCTGGTGGCCTGGGGCAAAAAAGACCGCATGTTTGCTCCCCGTCTGGCAGAGCGTCTGACCGGGGCGCTGCCCAACAGCCAGCTCATCTGGTTGCAGGACAGCAAAACCCTGGTCCCAGAAGATCAGCCTGCAGAGCTGGCGAACCTGATTGAGCTCTTTCTGCAGGGCAAGCCCCTGCATCAGGGATCGGTTCCATCGGGAAGAATCGAAAACCGCCAGAGTCAGGCATGACCTGAAGCAGGCCATCCAGCAATAGGCATCCTCACCTATGCTGGATGGTCGCAGATTTTGGGTCTGGGATTTGTTACCATGACTCTCGTGATGAAATTTTTACATTTTAAATGGCTTGTGACCTCCACCCTCCTGCTGTCCAGTGCTGCCAGTGCCGCCACTGTGGATGCCCTGCTCAAAGACCTGAAAAGCGCGAGTCAGGACATCCGCCAGAAAGCCCTGGATGAACTTGCCGATGTTGGCGATGAAGGCTTCACCGAGAAAGAAGCCCTGCAGGTGATTGCAGCTGCAGGCGGCAGCTATGCACCCACCGGAAAATACAGCATCAATGCTGAACTGGTGTCTTTCCTGCGCACCGATCCCAGCCCCAAATTGATCCAGCCCATCGTGAACCTGTTTCCCAAACTGGATGCAGATGCCCGCTGGTATGCCCTGGATGTGCTGACCCGCTATCCCAAGAACACCGGAGCGCTCAAGACCTACCTGGGTCTGGTGGGCAAGAATGCCGCTGCGCTGGATGGCCTCCCCGTGGGCCAGCTGAAAAAACAGACCGACACAGCAAACCTGCTCTTTCCAGCCCTGCTGCAATACACCAAATTTCCCAGGCTGCAGTACGACATTTACGATCTGATCCTGGCCTATGCCTACGACGACCAGGTGCCCGCCGCCACCCTTCGCAAATACGAAAAACCCATCCTGAACGATTATGCTGTGCTGTCCAAAAGGCTGCAAACCCAGCAGCAGAATTCGGGCATCGCCTGGAGGTGGGAAGACCCTTATCTGGATGACCGTTATCTGGGGGGCATCCTGCTGGACCTGATGGGCTTCTTCAACACCAAGACCGCCAACACGGTCCTCAAAGAGGCTCTGGCTTTTAAAGACCCTTATTTGAAGGGCTGGGCTGCCATTTCCATGGTCTACAACGATCAGGAGGTTCCCGAAGAGAACCTGCACGAAATTGCCGCCAGCAATGAGATGCGCTGGACCCTTTTCGATTACCTGCAGGACGCCAAGAGCCTGGACCTCTTCCCGGACGAATTCCGCAACCAGCGTGACCTGGGGGCCTCAGATCTGGCGAACCAGTTGCTGAAACCAGACGCCCTGGGTTACGAGCCCGAATCCATCGAGTTTGTGCAGAAGTTCACCCGCCAGTCTGGAGATGACCTCTCGGATTACTACCTGTACAGATTCACCGATCAGGATGGGGTGGCTTATGCAGGTCTGGCCGGACCCTATTCTCCTGCCAAAGTCGCCACCGTGACGGGCGGAGAGGACACCTACAGCCTCTTTGAAAAATGGGACGATCACACCCCTGAAGAACACTACAAAGCCTTCATGGAAGACCTGTACTACCTGCCCGATGGGGGCGAGGATCTGGACGAGTAAAACCCATGCTGCAAAAAAGCCGCCCGGATTTCGGGCGGCTTTTTCATGGAGAAGCTCTGGATTTACCGTTCGACTTTGGCCTTTGCTGCTGGAACCACATTCAGGTTCCTGGAAAAGAAGTTCTCTGGATCCAGATGGGCTTTCAGGGCTGCCAGGCGGTCCAGGGTGCTCTGGCTGAAGGCTTCTTGCACCTTTTGGCTGTCCCGACTGCTGGCAAAGTTGGGGTACAGGCCAGAGGTGTACTGCTCAAGGGCACTCCAGACACGTTCGGTTTCAAACCACAACTGGGGAAGCTGGTCCTGGCTCTGACCCATGTGGGACACCATCAGCAGGTATTTCTTGTCCCGGTGGGCGAAAGCTGCGCTGCTGGCAGGCAGCTGGGCCATTTTGCCTCCCAGCACCCGCAATTGCACCAGCTGGGTGGGGGCCATCTCCTGAACACAGGTCCGGGCAAGGGCAGGAATGAAATCCTCTGGGAGGTCCTTCAGAAATCCAGAACGAACGGTGTGAAAGAGCCCCTTTTGTTCTGCTTCTGCCATCAGGGAAAACAGGGCAGGGTAAGGCATCACGCCTGAGAGGTCTGCAACCGGGGTACCCAGTTCACGGAAGGGTTTGAACACCTGCTCTCCGATTTCCACATCTCCGCTGTAGCAGGCCACGATGCCCACCACGGGTTTGCCCACAGCTTCAGCAGGCACGAAAGGCGCAGGAGGAGCAGCCAGAATGAAGGTCTGGGAGGTCAGTTCTGCAGGGGCCAGGAAGGACAGTCGGGCATATTCGCTCAGAACGTGCTCGGCTTCCAGACCAGAATAGAAGACCACACCGCCGTAAATCATGCCGCCCTCGTGGGCCTGGTATTCCAGTCGGGTGATGATTCCGAAGTTGGTGCCTGCCCCTTTGATGCCCCAGAACAGCTCGCTGTTTTCGGTGGCAGAGGCGCGCAGCAGTTCTCCGCTGGCCGTGACGATTTCCACGGAGAGAAGCTGGTCCACATTCAGACCGTATTTGCGGGCCATCCAGCCGATGCCTCCACCCTGGGCCAGTCCGGCCACACCCACACTGCCCGTGTCTCCTGCAGTGATGGCGAGGTTGTAAGGATGAAGCTGGTTTGCCACTTCTCCCCAGGTCCAGCCTGCACCCAGCACCACCCGACGGGTGTCTGCATCCACTTCAAAAGCCCTCAGGCTGGAAGTGTCGATGACCAGGCCATCCCGGATGCTGCCAAATCCTGCAGGGCTGTGGCTGCCACTGCGCACGGCCACCGCAAGACCCTGTCCCAGAGCAAAACGCAGGGCAAGTGCCACGCTTTCACTGGTGATGGGGCGCACAATCAGGGCTGGGGTTTGTTGTTCGGCTGCATTCCAGATGCGACTGGCGGCTTCAAAACCTTCTGAGTGGGGAAGCAGCACCTGTCCGTCAAACTGGGAAATCAGGTAAGCGATGGCATCGGGGGTCATGGGGGTGGTCATGGGGGTGGTCATGTCGGTTCTCCTTGCGCTGGAAAGGCTGGAATAGAGGGCCAGGCATCCACCTGCTGTGCAGCTGGACACTGTAACTGTGGGGATGAATGTGCATGGTGCTGCCTGAGCAGCAAAAGACTTTCCCTGAAGGTTTTTGCAACCAGACCTTCGGGCCTGGGTATAAGGTATCTGGAGGGCCATGATTGGGAAATGGTTCACCTGTTGGGATCAAAACCCAGATAAAATTGAGAGGTTTTTTGACGCACCAAACGAGATTTTTTTTATTTTTAATCTCTGGAGCATTCGGGCAGCCAGGAAACGCCTGCTTCAGAACCTGTGCAGGCCAGCAAAAGGAATCACGCTGGAACCATGTTTCAAAAGCGACACGAAAACCTGAATGCGATGCTTCGCACATCTGAACCTGAAGCGTTCCTTCATCCACGGATTTTTTCATTCCCATTTGTTACATTGAAGGAACCCATGCGACTTCCTTCTGCCGGGCAACTGAGTCAGCTCATTCACTCCCCAGTGGAATACCTGAACCTGTACCTGCAGTGCGAACAGCAAGAGTGCCTGCCTGAACTTCTGGCTGCCCTGGAAGAAGTACCGTTCCATCCCATTCGCGAAGCCCGCAAAGCCCGGATTTTGTATCGGCTGGGTCGCAACGATGAAGCTGTGCAGATGTTGCAACCCCATCTGTCTGAACCTCTGTGTCTGGCGTGGTACACCGTTCAATGGGTACAGCTTGGGGGTGAGGAAAACCTCAGGAGGTTGATCACCCGCCACTCCGTCACGTGGCCCATCAACTCCAGGCCCACCAACATGGAAGCCAAAGCCCGTTTGCACATTGTGCGTGGGGTGGCCTTTGTGACCCTCAACATGATGGACTCGGCAGAGCGTGAATTCTCAGAAGCCATCCGCTTCTCCGAAATGCTTGGAGACCACCTCACCCGCAGTGTGGCTGTGATGGAATTTGCCCGACGGGACCTTTTCAACAACCATCTGGAACGGGCCGCAGCCACCTACAGGCAGGTGCTGAAAGATGTTCCTGCCTCCACAACTGTGGCAACGTACAGCATGTCTTACCTGACCTTGCTGCACTGGATGCTTGATCTGCCAGACGTGGGACTGGCTGCCTGGGGAAGCCATGCCCTGCGTCTGGCCCGTCTGGAACCCCATGATGGTGAACCCCCACTGTACCCCAGTGATGTTCATCTGGATCGGATTGGACAGGCCATGCAGCTTTTGCAAAGCATGAAAATCCGTTTTGACTTGGCGCTGATGCAAATTCCCCTGGATCCTCTGCAACAAGACCTGATGCAAGAATTGCCAGCCCTGCAAGAGTTGCAAAACAGCCTCGAAACCAATGAGATTGTGCGGCACATGTTGCACATCTACACCATTTTGGCTCTGGGACTTTGTGGCCAGCTTCCTCCCAGGGAATGGCTCTCTCAGGGAGCAGAACCTCCAGTCCATGGCATCCCACAACTTGTTGCCCTGGGTCATGCCACCCATCTGGAAGCCCACATCCAGCAAAAAACCTTGACCCCAGCAGGTGAGCTGGCTTTGAAAAACCACCACATGGCTTTTCTCGAATGCTGGCCCCGGCTCTCCGAAAAAACCCAGACCTGGGTTGCAGGGTGGATGTCCTGTTTTGCCCCTTATGCCACCTGCCTGCTGGCAGAACTTCCCCAGATGGCACTGGCAGCGCAAAAGTGTCTTCTGGTGGACAGCCAGAACGCCTGGTTTGAAAACAGGCCTGTGGAGGGTTATCCTGCAGTGCAATTGAACCACCACCTTCAACAGAACCAGCACCGCGCCGACCTGTCCCTTCTGAAAATCCATCAACAGGTGCTGCAAAAACTGGGATGTCCTCCAGTGGTGTTTCAGTCCAGGTTGCAATTCTGGAAGAATGTGCTGAAAGATGAAGGTTCTGGCAAGGAACATCTATGGGAAATCCCTGATCCATCATCTAAGCTGAATTTATGAAAAGAAAAATGCTTCTGCTGGTGGGTGTGCTTATGGCACTGGGCACCCAGACGGTCCTGGCTGATCCAGCCTTCAAATCTGCTCCTCCTGCAGCTTCTGCACAAAGTGAACCACCTCTGGCACCTTGTGGCAATTGCTGACCCAGGTGTAACCCCAGTGTGCAGATCACTGGATAAAATGAAGGCATGTCAAACCCCATCGCACTGGTCACTGGTGGCACCAGTGGCATCGGACTGGGCATTGTTCGCCGCCTGAAACAGGACGGCCTGACGGTGGCTGCCCTGGACCTGGACTCCGACCACAACCGTCAGGTTGCAGATGAAGAACAGGTGCTGTTCATTGCTGCAGATCTGTCGAAGCGTGCCCATTGCAAGCAGGCCATTGAACGCATCGAAGCCAGGCTGGGTGGGCTGGATGTGCTGGTCAACAACGCTGGTTTTCAACACATCAGCCCCATTGCAGACTTCCCGGAGGACACCTGGGACACCATGCTGCACGTGATGCTGACGGCTCCTTTCTTGCTGTCCCGCTACGCCTGGGAGCTGCTGGGACGCTCTGGTCAGGGGCGCATCATCAACATTGCCTCGGTGCATGGTCAGGTGGCGAGTCCATTCAAGAGTGCCTACATCAGTGCCAAGCACGGCCTGATCGGGTTCACACGCACCGCTGCACTGGAAGGGGCGGCAACAGGCATCACCGTGAATGCCATTTGTCCTGCCTACGTGAGGACCCCCCTGGTGGACCGGCAACTTGAAGCGCAGGCCCAGACCCGCAACATTCCCATCGAGGAGGTCATTGCAAAGGTCATGCTGGAACCTGCCGCCATCAAAAAGCTGCTGGAACCTGAAGATGTGGCAGCACTGGTGTCTTATGTTGCCTCTAAATCGGCCTGGGGCATGACTGGATCGGTGCTGAACCTGGACCTCGGCTGGACTGCAAGGTAAACCCATGTGGCGTGAGCAGATCTCTGAACACCGCACCCGTCCGCCCCAGTTGCGCGGGGTGATGGACCGTCCGCACCTGCTGCAGGACATCACGTCTTCCCGGTTGTGTGTGGTGCAGGCTCCGGCAGGATACGGCAAAACCAGTGTGCTGTACCGGCTGTACCATGCCCAGAAGTGTTTGTGGTACAGCATGGACGCCGAAGACCTGCAGCCTGTTCAACTGCTGGGGGCATTGACCCTGGGGCTGGAACGCCTGGGGTTGGCAGACCGGCTGATTCATTTGCTGGACGTGCAAGCGCCCATCAGCAGGATGCTGGACGCCCTGATTGACACGCTCTTGCAACACGACATCCTGCTGATCATCGATGAAGCGCAGCACCTGCCAGAAAGCCCTTTGCATGGTCTGGTGGGGAAACTCCTGGAGCAGGTCCGGGTGGTGCTGGGCACCCGCAGACCCCTGCACCTGCCTGAACTGGTGCGTGCAAGGGCTTCTGGAGACCTGGGGGTGGTCAGTTCCAACGAACTGGGTTTCACAGCCTCAGAGTTTGAAAGCCTGCTGGTCCGGGCACAGGTGACCCTCTCCCCTGCTGAAATCCAGCTTTGCCTGAATGTGACAGAAGGCTGGCCCATCGCCACCCGTTATCTGGTGCAGGCCCTGGCCAGCGGAAGGGTGACCCCCAGAACCCTGGAAGATCTGGAATTGCGCGGGGCAGGCCTGGGAGAGCTTTTTGCTTATGTGGCCCAGGAGGTGCTGGAACCTCTGGAACCCGCTGTGCAGAGTTTCCTCAGGCGCAGCAGTGTTTTTGAAGTGCTCACCCCTGAAATCATGGAAGAAGCCCTGGAAGAACCGCTGTCCAGAACCCATCTGGAAACCCTCACCCGCTCCGGGACGTTTCTGTCCAGAGATGCCAGCGGAGCCTACCACGCCCATCCCCTGCTCAGGACCCACCTGAGAAACACCCTGCCTGAAGAGGAACAGCAGCACATTGCCTCCAGAGGAGCCCTCGCTTACGAGAAGCGCCAGAGGTTCCGCAATGCCCTGAACGCCCACCTGCTTGCTGGGAACCTGCAGAGGGCTGCGGAACTGCTGGAAACCCACGGCAAACGCTGGCTTTCAGAAGGGCGCATCCGTCTGGTGGGGCGGGCACTGAATTTGCTCTCGGACCTGCTGCCAGAACACCCCTACCTGAACATCCTGCAGGGAGATGTGCTCAGGCATGCCTGCCGCTATCCGGAGGCCATTGCTGCCTACCGTCAGGGACCGGAAGTGGAAGCCTTGCTGGGAGAAGCGCAGGTGTACCTGGATACAGTGAGTCCCTTGCAGGCCGTGCCATTGCTGGAACAGGCCGCACACTTGCCCTGCACCCCTGAGCAGCAAACCCGCAGAGCCGCCATGCACACCGAAAACAGCCTGAACCAGGGGCAACTGGAGGAGGCCCGAACCCACACGGAGCACCTTCCCAGTTCAGCCCGTTTGCACTTGCGCTCTGGTCAACTGCGGGAAGCGCTGCATGCTGCCACCCACGCTTCCAGAGGGGAAAAGGGACATCCCAGACTGGCTTCCGGGCACCGGGAAGGTTTGCTGCTCTCCAGTTTGCTGCATGCTTTTCTGGGCCATCCTGAAGAAGCCGTGCAAAATGCCAGAGAAGGCATCCGGGAAAGCGAAAGGCTGGTCAGTCCCTTCAGTCTGTCCCTGGCAGATGCACGTCTGGGACACGCCCTGATTTGCTCTGGTCAGTTTGAGGAAGCCAGAAACGCTTACCTGCAATCTTTAGAGCACGGTCAATTCACCATGGCCCCCAGACTGCTGATCGAGGCACAGATGGGACTGGCCCACCTGGACGCCCGACTGTACGGACGGGG belongs to Deinococcus roseus and includes:
- a CDS encoding aldo/keto reductase: MHKRILGKTSLEVTEIGYGAWGIGQSMWIGAQDDESLNALRRYVELGGNFIDTALGYGNGHSEELVGQIVREFPHVLVATKIPPRNMIWPAPKGIPASDAYPAEHVIACTEQSLKNLGLPHIDVQQFHVWDDSWTDQGDWLEAIEHLKREGKIRHFGVSINDHQADNAVKLIESGQVESVQVIYNVFDQSPQDRLLDACLEHNVGVIVRVALDEGGLTGKITPETSFPEGDWRHRYFGGNRKAELQGRLQQIEQDLGISTAQLPETALRFVLSHKAVSTVIVGMRSVTNVERNVVLADGQGLPAEQVQKLYGHRWDRNWYQPATE
- a CDS encoding alpha/beta fold hydrolase encodes the protein MNTPRTLTLKQGPLQYLDTGQGEAILFLHGAMLSARLWRKVIPQLQGQYRCIAPTLPIGGHALPMHPEADLSPHGVVQIIVDFMDHLGLKVVTLVGNDTGGALVQFLMNRIPDRISRVVLTNCDCFEVFPPKVFEYLVHACKVPFFVDMMAMNLRIPALRNLPFMLGGMSVRPVEIMEEYLQPLFDQKGVRRDLGKLFVGIQKKHTLEAAQKLPHFKKPVLVAWGKKDRMFAPRLAERLTGALPNSQLIWLQDSKTLVPEDQPAELANLIELFLQGKPLHQGSVPSGRIENRQSQA
- a CDS encoding FAD-binding oxidoreductase, whose amino-acid sequence is MTTPMTTPMTPDAIAYLISQFDGQVLLPHSEGFEAASRIWNAAEQQTPALIVRPITSESVALALRFALGQGLAVAVRSGSHSPAGFGSIRDGLVIDTSSLRAFEVDADTRRVVLGAGWTWGEVANQLHPYNLAITAGDTGSVGVAGLAQGGGIGWMARKYGLNVDQLLSVEIVTASGELLRASATENSELFWGIKGAGTNFGIITRLEYQAHEGGMIYGGVVFYSGLEAEHVLSEYARLSFLAPAELTSQTFILAAPPAPFVPAEAVGKPVVGIVACYSGDVEIGEQVFKPFRELGTPVADLSGVMPYPALFSLMAEAEQKGLFHTVRSGFLKDLPEDFIPALARTCVQEMAPTQLVQLRVLGGKMAQLPASSAAFAHRDKKYLLMVSHMGQSQDQLPQLWFETERVWSALEQYTSGLYPNFASSRDSQKVQEAFSQSTLDRLAALKAHLDPENFFSRNLNVVPAAKAKVER
- a CDS encoding 3-hydroxybutyrate dehydrogenase → MSNPIALVTGGTSGIGLGIVRRLKQDGLTVAALDLDSDHNRQVADEEQVLFIAADLSKRAHCKQAIERIEARLGGLDVLVNNAGFQHISPIADFPEDTWDTMLHVMLTAPFLLSRYAWELLGRSGQGRIINIASVHGQVASPFKSAYISAKHGLIGFTRTAALEGAATGITVNAICPAYVRTPLVDRQLEAQAQTRNIPIEEVIAKVMLEPAAIKKLLEPEDVAALVSYVASKSAWGMTGSVLNLDLGWTAR
- a CDS encoding AAA family ATPase; amino-acid sequence: MWREQISEHRTRPPQLRGVMDRPHLLQDITSSRLCVVQAPAGYGKTSVLYRLYHAQKCLWYSMDAEDLQPVQLLGALTLGLERLGLADRLIHLLDVQAPISRMLDALIDTLLQHDILLIIDEAQHLPESPLHGLVGKLLEQVRVVLGTRRPLHLPELVRARASGDLGVVSSNELGFTASEFESLLVRAQVTLSPAEIQLCLNVTEGWPIATRYLVQALASGRVTPRTLEDLELRGAGLGELFAYVAQEVLEPLEPAVQSFLRRSSVFEVLTPEIMEEALEEPLSRTHLETLTRSGTFLSRDASGAYHAHPLLRTHLRNTLPEEEQQHIASRGALAYEKRQRFRNALNAHLLAGNLQRAAELLETHGKRWLSEGRIRLVGRALNLLSDLLPEHPYLNILQGDVLRHACRYPEAIAAYRQGPEVEALLGEAQVYLDTVSPLQAVPLLEQAAHLPCTPEQQTRRAAMHTENSLNQGQLEEARTHTEHLPSSARLHLRSGQLREALHAATHASRGEKGHPRLASGHREGLLLSSLLHAFLGHPEEAVQNAREGIRESERLVSPFSLSLADARLGHALICSGQFEEARNAYLQSLEHGQFTMAPRLLIEAQMGLAHLDARLYGRGEEHAEKASRVLQDSGDRWMCALLHLMHAYGLHRSSTQKSRLALKEAASALQDLSDPFLQCLHDFLSYLQTPEPALAQHFLQGVQSQDYSFLLLKPSLFCPFENPSERMQTLISLKAHSPQHAHYLDHLAAQLGYSSLPDKHPGYRLRIELLGPLKLFRDQGGVEDWGRAKARDLLALLVVHPEGLVRDVAIDTLYPEESPEIAERNFRIVLHALGQVLEGEEAKGYFLERSDVLRLKPSPDLHVDLWEALKLLQRPASAQELLDLPLNLSTQFDLAPLEDQRVLYRTRLERALVQAGEKILNQNPLQAGTLAERALMLEKASEDATRLLMRSAHLQGQMDVLHRSYQRCEEALQDLGLRPSSQTRGLYQELNRSLLH